Within the Candidatus Zixiibacteriota bacterium genome, the region TTAGGACAATATTTAGGTTAACTTTCAAAGCAGAGGAATCATCCATGACCCCGGTTCATCCCGATACACTCGCGGCCCTTACAGCCGGTATTCAGTCCGAGGTGGCCAGCTATGTTTTTTACCTCGAGGCCGCCAAGAAAACCTTCGCCGCCGAACACAAAGATATTCTCGAAAAACTGGCCCTCGAAGAAAAGGACCATTTCCATATTCTGGAGCGGCAGTACGATTCATTGGTCCGTAGCGAAAAATGGATCAGCACGGCGGACATTCTCAAACAGAAAGGGCTCCCGGAAATCACCGAGGAAATGAGCGAACAACATCGGGACTTGATCGATGAGGTCGCGAAAGCCAGGTCGCTGGAGAAGATTCTGGATATCGCCTACCGTCTGGAAGAAGAAGCTCACGATCTGTTCGCGTCGGCCATGAAGAAGGTCACCACCGAAGAAGGGCGCAAGATGTTTGGCCAGCTATCGAAGTTCGAAGAGGGGCACATGAGGATGATAGCCGATATGAAGGCGGCTCTTTAGTGTAGCTCCAAGTTGAATGGATTTTGAAAAAGCCCCGAACGGGGCTTTTTAGTTTTCAGTCGTTGCGAAGAGCCTCGACCGGGTCGACCTTCGCGGCTCTTGAGGAGGGATAAAATCCAGCAATCAGACTGACCACCAGTCCGAACAGGAAAGCGGTTCCGACCAGCCAGAGCGGCATGGCGAACAGTTCCACCGGGTCGATTCCCTGATCTCTCATGACGGCTTTGGCGATGCCTGACGCGATTCGGGTGATCAACCATCCGAAAGTGATACCAACCGAAGCGCCGATACCTCCAATCACGCCGGACTCGACCAGAAACAGCACCCTGATAGCGCCTTCATCGGCCCCCAGCGATTTGAGCACCCCGATTTCACGCGTGCGCTCGACAATAGACATGACCATAGTGTTGACAATACCGAGCGATGCGGTTACCAGGGCTATAAGGCCCACCAGTCCGAGGGCGAGGTCAAAATAGAAGAAGAATTTCTGGATCTGGTCGAATTGTTCGGCAAAGCAGAAGGCTCTGAAGCCGAGGGCTTCGACAGAGTCTTTGATGCCGGCGTAGGGGACAGAGGGATCGAGGTCCAGAGTCACACGTGGATAGGTTTTGCCGGTGCTGTCGGACGATGAGGCAAAGATGTTGCCGGTCTGAGCGGCCGTGAGGAGCTGCATCGGGTCGCCCGAGAGGCCGCCTTTATCGAACCGGACCGCCGTTGCTGTTGGGATGATTATCGGTTCGAATCTTACGTGATGGTCGCGGGTCTGTTTGAGGACGCCTGATATGATCAGGGTGTCGGAGATTGTTTCGCGGGCGTTCATGTAGCCATCGACAAAGACCATCATAGCATGGCTCATCTCATCGCGGGCGATACGTTGCCAGTATCGTTGTTC harbors:
- a CDS encoding ferritin family protein, with translation MTPVHPDTLAALTAGIQSEVASYVFYLEAAKKTFAAEHKDILEKLALEEKDHFHILERQYDSLVRSEKWISTADILKQKGLPEITEEMSEQHRDLIDEVAKARSLEKILDIAYRLEEEAHDLFASAMKKVTTEEGRKMFGQLSKFEEGHMRMIADMKAAL
- a CDS encoding FtsX-like permease family protein translates to MTLRDLILVSVHNLWRMKLRAFLTISGVVIAIAAFVSMVSFGAGNQQLVEQQFNELGLFSTMYAYPRSEENNTDSLPRPPLDQKAVQALAKIPGVNLAYPMASFSVTASIADTQVTTDAQALPSAAVQTKIFSQLRAGQAFTGDSTKQAMVSERFLELIGIEQPDSVIGKQLIVSIEASSIDSGLTRVLQSVGERVGDRAREFDIDSLTEQRYWQRIARDEMSHAMMVFVDGYMNARETISDTLIISGVLKQTRDHHVRFEPIIIPTATAVRFDKGGLSGDPMQLLTAAQTGNIFASSSDSTGKTYPRVTLDLDPSVPYAGIKDSVEALGFRAFCFAEQFDQIQKFFFYFDLALGLVGLIALVTASLGIVNTMVMSIVERTREIGVLKSLGADEGAIRVLFLVESGVIGGIGASVGITFGWLITRIASGIAKAVMRDQGIDPVELFAMPLWLVGTAFLFGLVVSLIAGFYPSSRAAKVDPVEALRND